One window of the Klebsiella oxytoca genome contains the following:
- a CDS encoding 1-propanol dehydrogenase PduQ, with product MSEFLLKPRIRFGQDALAILNELPARNVLLVTDQAMVKFGLADRVTQILHARGIAFQVWDDVVADPDIATVVRGMKRMDSSYPDLVIALGGGSVIDAAKAVIFALAQTRPDAHREPPCFVAIPTTSGTGSEVTAFSVVKAHAEKLVLVDPSLLPDIAILDPALVASVPPAITADTGMDVLCHALEAYVSRAASDFSDALAEKVVQQVFRFLPTCWRNGGDLLAREKMHNASCMAGMAFTNASLGITHSLAHALGGVFRVPHGRANALLMADVVAWNADYHGLCATDAAHKYARLAHLLDLPAATTRQGVASLLVAIQALKDEMSMPAGIRDTGVLADEFEQRLAEMVGQALRDSCTPTNPRAPDAHALTELYRRAWTGNAVQGH from the coding sequence ATGAGTGAATTTTTGCTGAAACCCCGGATTCGCTTTGGTCAGGATGCGCTTGCCATCCTGAACGAGCTGCCCGCCCGCAACGTGCTGCTGGTCACCGACCAGGCGATGGTTAAATTTGGCCTCGCCGATCGCGTCACGCAGATCCTCCATGCTCGCGGCATCGCTTTCCAGGTCTGGGACGACGTGGTGGCCGACCCGGATATCGCCACCGTGGTGCGCGGTATGAAGCGGATGGATTCCAGCTATCCGGATCTGGTTATTGCGCTGGGCGGCGGTTCGGTGATTGATGCAGCCAAAGCGGTTATTTTCGCCCTGGCGCAAACCCGTCCGGACGCTCACCGCGAGCCGCCCTGCTTTGTGGCGATCCCCACCACCAGCGGCACCGGCTCTGAAGTCACCGCCTTTTCAGTGGTAAAAGCCCACGCCGAGAAGCTGGTGCTGGTGGACCCGTCGCTGCTGCCGGATATCGCCATTCTTGACCCGGCGCTGGTGGCCTCGGTGCCGCCGGCGATCACCGCCGATACCGGGATGGACGTGCTGTGTCACGCGCTGGAAGCCTATGTCTCCCGCGCCGCCAGCGACTTTTCCGATGCGCTGGCGGAGAAAGTGGTTCAGCAGGTATTTCGCTTTCTGCCGACCTGCTGGCGCAACGGTGGCGACCTGCTGGCACGGGAAAAGATGCACAACGCTTCCTGCATGGCGGGCATGGCCTTCACCAACGCCTCGCTGGGCATTACCCACAGCCTTGCCCACGCGCTCGGCGGCGTGTTTCGCGTCCCCCACGGCCGCGCCAACGCCCTGCTGATGGCGGACGTGGTGGCCTGGAACGCCGATTATCACGGGCTGTGCGCTACCGATGCCGCCCACAAATATGCCCGATTAGCCCATCTGCTGGATCTGCCTGCGGCCACTACCCGCCAGGGCGTCGCCAGCCTGCTGGTCGCCATTCAGGCGCTTAAAGACGAAATGAGCATGCCGGCCGGCATCCGCGATACCGGCGTCCTTGCAGACGAGTTTGAACAGCGGCTGGCGGAGATGGTCGGCCAGGCGTTACGCGACAGCTGTACCCCGACGAACCCACGCGCGCCGGACGCTCACGCACTGACCGAACTCTATCGCCGGGCATGGACCGGCAACGCCGTTCAGGGCCACTGA
- a CDS encoding EutN/CcmL family microcompartment protein, whose translation MILAKVVGHVVATQKCDELRGSNLLLIVKLDDDQQPMKDQTWVAVDSVGAGMHDIVLAEEYLALNKERYKAMSVVAIVENVFRDA comes from the coding sequence ATGATTCTCGCAAAGGTAGTCGGACATGTCGTCGCCACGCAGAAGTGCGATGAGCTACGGGGCAGCAACCTGCTGCTGATCGTCAAATTAGATGATGACCAGCAGCCGATGAAAGACCAGACCTGGGTTGCCGTTGATAGCGTCGGCGCCGGTATGCACGACATCGTGCTGGCCGAAGAGTACCTGGCGCTCAACAAAGAGCGCTACAAGGCCATGTCGGTGGTCGCCATTGTCGAGAACGTGTTTCGGGACGCTTAA
- a CDS encoding acetaldehyde dehydrogenase (acetylating) — protein sequence MIELDNDLQSRQNARELVRNAKKAQAILATFSQQQIDAIVKNVAQEAAHHAEALAKMAAEETGFGNWQDKVLKNRFASLRVYDAIKNMKTVGIIHDDPLQKVMDVGVPLGVICALVPSTNPTSTVIYKTLIALKAGNAIIFSPHPGARQCSWKAIEIVKRAAEAAGAPAGSVDAISQLTLEATSELMHSKDVSLILATGGEGMVRAAYASGTPTISGGPGNGPAFIERSADIPHAVKDIITSKTFDNGVICASEQSIIVERCIYDEVHRELEAQGAYFMNENEAAKMAALLLRPNGTINPKVVGKTALYLSQMAGFCVPASTRVLIAEQTTVSHTNPYSREKLCPVLGLYVEEDWKAACHRVVELLTNEGLGHTLVIHTRNQDVIRQFCLEKPVNRILINTPAALGGIGATTNITPALTLGCGAVGGGSSSDNVGPMNLLNIRKVGYGVRSIDELRAPGSRPEPQPTIISPASGPNRSIFDDERFNAPATAAHPASADDRFATAAAVGADSEINEQNVERVIRQVLERLGK from the coding sequence ATGATTGAACTGGATAACGATTTGCAGTCCCGGCAGAACGCCCGGGAGCTGGTGCGCAATGCCAAAAAGGCGCAGGCGATTCTGGCCACCTTTTCGCAGCAGCAAATCGACGCCATCGTGAAGAACGTGGCCCAGGAAGCGGCGCATCATGCCGAAGCGCTGGCGAAAATGGCCGCGGAAGAAACCGGTTTTGGCAACTGGCAGGACAAAGTGCTGAAGAACCGCTTCGCCTCGCTGCGCGTCTACGACGCCATCAAAAATATGAAGACCGTCGGCATCATTCATGACGATCCGCTACAAAAAGTGATGGACGTGGGCGTGCCGCTGGGGGTGATTTGTGCGCTGGTGCCGTCGACCAACCCGACCTCCACCGTCATCTATAAAACGCTGATCGCTCTGAAGGCCGGCAACGCGATTATCTTCTCCCCGCATCCCGGCGCCCGCCAGTGCAGCTGGAAAGCGATTGAAATCGTGAAGCGCGCGGCGGAAGCGGCAGGGGCGCCTGCCGGTAGCGTCGACGCCATTAGCCAGCTGACCCTCGAAGCCACCTCAGAGCTGATGCACAGCAAAGACGTGTCGCTGATCCTGGCGACCGGCGGCGAAGGCATGGTGCGCGCCGCCTACGCGTCCGGCACGCCGACCATCAGCGGTGGCCCGGGTAACGGCCCGGCGTTTATCGAGCGCAGCGCCGATATCCCCCACGCGGTGAAAGATATCATCACCAGTAAAACCTTCGATAACGGCGTGATCTGTGCCTCCGAGCAGTCGATTATCGTCGAACGCTGCATCTACGACGAAGTGCATCGCGAGCTGGAAGCTCAGGGCGCGTACTTCATGAACGAAAACGAAGCGGCGAAAATGGCGGCCCTGCTGCTGCGTCCCAACGGCACCATCAACCCCAAAGTGGTGGGTAAAACCGCGCTCTATCTGAGCCAGATGGCCGGCTTCTGCGTTCCGGCCAGCACCCGGGTGCTGATTGCTGAGCAGACCACGGTATCGCATACCAACCCCTACTCGCGGGAAAAACTGTGCCCGGTACTCGGCCTGTACGTCGAAGAGGACTGGAAAGCCGCCTGCCACCGCGTCGTGGAGCTGCTGACCAACGAAGGCCTCGGCCACACGCTGGTGATCCACACCCGCAACCAGGACGTCATCCGCCAGTTCTGCCTGGAAAAACCGGTTAACCGCATTCTGATCAACACCCCGGCGGCGCTGGGCGGCATCGGCGCGACCACCAATATCACTCCGGCCCTGACCCTCGGCTGCGGCGCGGTCGGCGGCGGCTCCAGCTCGGACAACGTCGGGCCGATGAACCTGCTCAACATCCGCAAAGTGGGCTACGGCGTTCGCTCCATCGATGAACTGCGCGCGCCGGGCAGCCGCCCGGAACCGCAGCCGACCATCATCAGCCCGGCGTCCGGCCCGAACCGCAGCATCTTCGACGATGAACGTTTTAACGCCCCGGCGACCGCAGCCCATCCGGCCAGCGCCGACGATCGCTTTGCGACTGCCGCCGCCGTCGGCGCGGACAGCGAGATTAATGAGCAAAACGTGGAACGCGTCATCCGCCAGGTGCTGGAACGCCTTGGTAAGTAG
- a CDS encoding BMC domain-containing protein gives MKEALGLIETKGLVACIEAADAMCKAANVELIGYENVGSGLVTAMVKGDVGAVNAAVDSGVEAAKRIGEVVTSRVIARPHNDIEKIAAQHKA, from the coding sequence ATGAAAGAAGCGCTAGGGCTTATCGAAACCAAAGGTCTGGTGGCCTGTATTGAAGCGGCGGATGCGATGTGCAAAGCCGCTAACGTTGAGCTGATTGGCTATGAAAACGTCGGCTCCGGCCTGGTCACCGCGATGGTGAAGGGCGACGTCGGCGCGGTGAATGCCGCGGTGGATTCCGGCGTAGAAGCGGCAAAACGCATCGGCGAAGTCGTCACCTCTCGCGTCATCGCGCGTCCGCATAACGACATCGAAAAAATCGCGGCGCAGCACAAAGCATGA
- a CDS encoding BMC domain-containing protein has translation MGDALGLIETKGLVACIEAADAMCKAANVELIGYENVGSGLVTAMVKGDVGAVKAAVDSGVESAQRIGEVVTSLVIARPHNDINKIVSHYKIID, from the coding sequence ATGGGTGATGCATTAGGTCTGATCGAAACCAAAGGTCTGGTGGCCTGTATCGAAGCGGCGGATGCCATGTGTAAAGCCGCCAACGTTGAACTGATTGGCTATGAAAACGTCGGCTCCGGCCTCGTCACCGCGATGGTGAAGGGCGACGTCGGCGCGGTGAAAGCGGCGGTGGATTCCGGCGTCGAATCCGCGCAGCGCATCGGCGAAGTGGTGACTTCTCTGGTTATCGCCCGCCCGCATAACGACATCAACAAAATCGTCTCGCATTACAAAATCATAGATTAA
- a CDS encoding BMC domain-containing protein — MGDALGLIETKGLVACIEAADAMCKAANVELISYENIGSGLVTVMVKGDVGAVKAAVDSGVESAQRIGEVVTSLVIARPHNDINKIVIKHKA; from the coding sequence ATGGGTGATGCATTAGGGCTTATCGAAACCAAAGGTCTGGTGGCCTGCATTGAAGCAGCGGATGCGATGTGTAAAGCCGCCAACGTCGAGCTGATTAGCTATGAAAACATCGGCTCGGGGCTGGTGACCGTCATGGTGAAGGGCGACGTCGGCGCGGTGAAAGCAGCGGTCGATTCCGGCGTCGAATCCGCGCAGCGCATCGGTGAAGTGGTGACCTCGCTGGTTATCGCTCGTCCGCATAACGACATCAACAAAATCGTCATTAAACACAAGGCCTGA
- a CDS encoding FidL-like protein, whose translation MRIAPRPFFALSSLVFIAAAGFCAWKLLPVENGGVMSCSTKAIMRFENMEKENVNGNIHFNFAANGKGSMVVEGYTDSAAGWLYLQRYVKFSYSSKRISTTERHYRISKWESSASSIDESPDVIFDYFMREISDSHDGLFLNAQKLNEKAILLSSINSPLYVCTLKSGSKLD comes from the coding sequence ATGAGAATCGCCCCGCGCCCCTTTTTCGCCCTCTCCAGCCTGGTGTTTATTGCCGCCGCCGGGTTCTGCGCCTGGAAGCTGCTGCCGGTCGAAAACGGCGGGGTAATGAGCTGTTCGACAAAAGCGATTATGCGCTTTGAGAACATGGAGAAGGAGAACGTTAACGGCAATATCCATTTCAACTTTGCCGCCAACGGCAAAGGGTCGATGGTCGTTGAAGGCTACACCGATTCCGCCGCCGGCTGGCTTTACCTCCAGCGCTACGTCAAATTCAGCTACAGCAGCAAGCGCATCTCCACCACCGAGCGCCACTATCGCATCAGCAAGTGGGAATCCAGCGCCTCGTCCATCGATGAGTCGCCGGACGTGATCTTCGACTACTTTATGCGCGAGATATCGGACAGCCACGATGGCCTGTTCCTCAACGCGCAGAAGCTCAATGAGAAAGCCATTCTTCTCAGCTCTATCAACTCACCGCTCTACGTCTGCACCCTTAAGTCCGGCAGCAAGCTTGACTAA
- a CDS encoding winged helix-turn-helix domain-containing protein, whose translation MRYNIHGRLIYDATDGTLTLPGNDEADSQLSITANALLWFFLRHTEVVSRDEVLRKVWDDNGLTSSNSNLNQYLSMLRKTFRHYEVDNIIVTVSRGLLQLNPDLTIEMLDASPEPQTTQEPEPNETAVPEEHKPVTSRHARGTCWYLAGGCLFTIALLLVVCSFLGSSESRPITLTQMRHSQCELLASDEMLRSVASPAYGKNFDAVRQRLKLECKPGERFVFFYGDRLETNGLGRVFLAHCAMHEDNPFSYCDNYFYYSWKPQ comes from the coding sequence ATGCGCTATAACATCCATGGCCGTCTTATTTATGATGCAACGGACGGCACGCTAACATTACCGGGAAACGATGAGGCGGACAGCCAGCTGTCGATTACTGCCAACGCGCTGCTGTGGTTCTTCCTGCGCCATACCGAGGTGGTCAGCCGCGATGAGGTGCTCAGAAAAGTATGGGATGACAATGGGTTAACCTCATCCAACAGCAATCTCAACCAGTATCTGAGCATGCTGCGCAAAACCTTCCGCCACTACGAAGTCGACAACATTATCGTTACCGTGTCGCGCGGGCTGCTGCAGCTCAATCCGGATCTCACTATCGAGATGCTCGACGCTAGCCCGGAGCCGCAGACGACGCAGGAGCCCGAGCCGAACGAAACCGCCGTCCCGGAAGAACATAAGCCCGTCACCAGCCGCCACGCACGCGGCACCTGCTGGTATCTGGCCGGCGGCTGCCTGTTCACCATCGCCCTGCTGCTGGTGGTCTGCAGTTTTCTCGGCAGCAGCGAATCGCGCCCTATCACCCTGACGCAAATGCGCCACAGCCAGTGCGAGCTGCTGGCCAGCGATGAGATGCTGCGATCCGTTGCCAGCCCCGCCTATGGCAAGAATTTCGATGCCGTCCGCCAGCGCCTGAAGCTGGAGTGCAAACCCGGCGAACGCTTCGTCTTCTTCTATGGCGACCGGCTGGAAACCAACGGTCTGGGCCGGGTGTTCCTCGCCCACTGCGCGATGCATGAAGATAACCCGTTCAGCTACTGCGATAACTATTTTTATTATTCATGGAAGCCGCAATGA
- a CDS encoding TetR/AcrR family transcriptional regulator, with protein MIRAMNMEAQHRKKDPVRLHKQLLESAATIAGRDGIASLSLNAVVREAGVSKGGLLHHFPSKQALIFALFARLLAIMEEAISELMAADNVSYGRFTRAYLRYLSAPELTDTQESRQLMVLSLAMPDEPVLRKCWRDWMLDHLAKGDELDNSHTGTLVRYAADGIWLSELTEGRTMSAGHRQSLLSDLTKMTLPA; from the coding sequence ATGATTCGGGCCATGAACATGGAAGCCCAACATCGAAAAAAAGATCCCGTCCGTCTGCATAAACAGCTGCTGGAGTCAGCGGCCACCATCGCCGGTCGGGACGGCATCGCCTCGCTGTCGCTGAACGCCGTCGTGCGCGAAGCGGGCGTCAGCAAAGGCGGTTTACTGCACCACTTCCCTAGCAAGCAGGCGCTGATTTTCGCCCTCTTTGCCCGCCTGCTGGCGATTATGGAAGAAGCGATTTCAGAGCTTATGGCCGCGGATAACGTCTCTTATGGCCGCTTTACCCGCGCCTATCTGCGCTATCTGTCGGCGCCGGAACTCACGGATACCCAAGAGAGCCGACAGCTGATGGTGCTGTCGCTGGCCATGCCGGATGAACCGGTGCTGCGAAAATGCTGGCGCGACTGGATGCTGGACCATCTGGCGAAAGGGGATGAACTGGACAATAGCCATACTGGTACGCTAGTGCGCTATGCGGCGGACGGCATCTGGCTATCGGAGTTAACCGAGGGGCGCACCATGAGCGCCGGGCACCGGCAGTCGCTGCTCAGCGATCTGACGAAGATGACGCTTCCTGCGTGA
- a CDS encoding NAD(P)H-dependent oxidoreductase: MKILLVYAHPEPRSLNGALKDFTVQHLQNAGHEVQVSDLYAMRWKAGFDSDDSSAPPVGESWRATRDSQYAFAHGTQSANIIGEQEKLLWADTVIFQFPLWWFSLPAIMKGWIDRVYAYGFAYGVGEHSETHWGDRYGEGTFAGKRAMLVVTAGGWAEHYAPRGINGSIDDILFPIQHGMLFYPGFDVLPPVVFYHTDKLDAQRFAALREELARRLDTLSETPPISFRRQNHGDYLIPSLNLRPDLAPGENGLAIHVKPV, from the coding sequence ATGAAAATATTACTGGTTTACGCCCATCCCGAACCGCGTTCGCTTAACGGCGCGCTGAAAGATTTTACCGTGCAGCATCTGCAAAACGCCGGTCACGAGGTACAAGTGTCCGATCTCTACGCCATGCGCTGGAAGGCGGGATTTGATTCCGACGACAGCAGCGCCCCGCCGGTGGGTGAAAGCTGGCGGGCAACGCGGGATTCGCAGTACGCCTTCGCTCACGGCACGCAGAGCGCGAATATCATAGGCGAACAGGAGAAGCTGCTGTGGGCCGATACGGTGATTTTTCAGTTCCCGCTGTGGTGGTTTTCGCTGCCCGCCATCATGAAGGGATGGATTGACCGGGTCTACGCTTACGGCTTTGCCTACGGCGTCGGCGAGCACAGCGAAACGCACTGGGGCGATCGCTACGGCGAAGGCACGTTCGCGGGGAAACGGGCGATGCTGGTCGTTACCGCCGGCGGATGGGCGGAGCACTATGCGCCGCGCGGAATTAACGGGTCTATCGACGACATCTTGTTCCCCATTCAGCACGGGATGCTGTTCTATCCCGGCTTTGACGTCCTGCCGCCGGTGGTGTTCTACCACACCGACAAACTCGATGCACAGCGCTTCGCCGCGCTGCGCGAGGAGCTGGCCCGGCGACTGGATACTCTCTCTGAAACGCCGCCCATTTCCTTCCGTCGGCAGAACCACGGCGACTATCTGATCCCCTCTCTGAACCTGCGTCCGGATCTGGCGCCGGGCGAAAACGGCCTTGCTATCCACGTGAAGCCTGTGTGA
- a CDS encoding LysR family transcriptional regulator codes for MINLQGLDLNLLRTLNVLLSENNVTRAAQRLNLSQPSVSVQLARLREIFADPLLLPGPRGMQPTARADELRGPLRDALLALELAVAPVQPFDPATAAQTWRVAATDYMASAILLPALNALRIASPASRLALFELQPARLVQQADRDEVDLFFHTRDGAPPGLHQRLLFRERYVLAGRAGHPALRSALTLAQFCQLEQVIVSPDGGGFSAATDSALANLGLTRRVVLSVPHFLFMLETLRNSELVAVLPERLVRGAEGLTVVEPPLAVAGFEMLMLWHERWHRDPAHRWLRQQIVRSLEEKPC; via the coding sequence ATGATTAATCTCCAGGGGCTGGATCTCAATTTGCTGCGCACGCTGAACGTCCTGCTCAGCGAAAATAACGTCACCCGCGCGGCGCAGCGCCTCAATTTGTCGCAGCCGTCGGTCAGCGTCCAGCTGGCAAGGTTGCGCGAGATTTTCGCCGACCCGCTGCTGCTGCCGGGGCCGCGCGGAATGCAGCCCACTGCCCGCGCCGATGAACTGCGCGGGCCGCTGCGCGATGCGCTGCTGGCGCTGGAGCTGGCGGTAGCGCCGGTTCAGCCTTTCGACCCGGCCACGGCGGCGCAGACCTGGCGGGTGGCGGCGACCGACTATATGGCGTCGGCGATTTTGCTGCCGGCGCTCAATGCGCTGCGTATTGCCTCGCCGGCCAGCCGTCTGGCGCTGTTTGAGCTGCAGCCCGCGCGGCTGGTTCAGCAGGCGGATCGCGACGAAGTGGATCTGTTTTTTCACACGCGCGACGGCGCCCCGCCCGGGCTGCATCAGCGTTTGCTGTTTCGCGAACGCTACGTGCTGGCGGGCAGAGCAGGGCACCCGGCGCTGCGGTCGGCGTTAACTCTGGCGCAGTTCTGCCAGCTGGAGCAGGTGATTGTCTCGCCGGACGGCGGGGGATTCAGCGCCGCGACCGATAGCGCGCTGGCGAATCTCGGGCTGACGCGGCGGGTTGTCCTTTCCGTGCCACATTTCCTGTTTATGCTGGAGACGCTGCGCAATAGCGAGCTGGTGGCGGTGCTGCCGGAGCGGCTGGTGCGCGGAGCAGAGGGGCTGACGGTGGTCGAACCGCCGCTGGCGGTCGCCGGGTTTGAGATGCTGATGCTGTGGCACGAGCGCTGGCACCGCGATCCGGCGCACCGGTGGCTGCGCCAGCAAATCGTAAGGTCATTAGAGGAGAAGCCATGTT